The following DNA comes from Streptomyces globosus.
ATCCCCGCGGGAATGGAACAGTGGAAGGGGTGCCGGAGGGATCGGAGGGCTGCAGAGGATGTCCACCAGCGGGGAGATCTTCGGGGCGCCGTGCTGGGTGAGCCTGGCCACCCGCGACCTCGCCTCCGCCGAGGCCTTCTACGGCGCGGCACTCGGCTGGACCTTCCGCCCCACCCGCCTCGGCGAGGAGTTCCGCGTGGCACTCCAGGGCGGGGTCCCTGTGGCCGGCATCGGGGCCGTGGCGCCGCGCCTCGGCATCCCGATGGCCTGGACGCCGTACTTCGCCGTCGAGGACGCCGACGTCACCGCCGCCCGGATCCGCGAGCGCGGCGCCACCACGGCCGTCGGGCCGCTGGCGTTCGCCACCGGTCGGGCTGCGCTCGCCGCCGACCGGGAGGGCGCGGCGTTCGGCTACTGGGAAGGCGAGGTGGTCTCCCAGTGGACGTCTGCGGAGGACGGGGCGGCCTGGGCGGAGCTGCGCTCGCGCGACCCGTTCGCGGCCGCCGTCTTCTACGGGGAGGTCCTGGACTGGGCGACCGGCCGGCCGGGATCCCTGGACGTCGCGTACGAGCACGACCACGTCGTCGTACGGCGCGGCACCATGACCGTGGCCCGGATCAGCGGGGGCGCGGTCGGCGGGGACCCGGACCCGCGGCTGCGCCCCCGCTGGTGCGTGCACTTCGCCGTGCCCGACCTGGACGAGGCGGCAGAGCGGGCGGTCCGGGCGGGCGGCAGTCCCGCCTCGCCCGTCGAGCAGACGCCGACCGACCGGCGGATGGTGCTGCGGGACAAGGCCGGCGCACTCTTCACGATCACCGAGGTCCGCGACCCGGGCGCCTGACGGCTCCGCGGGCCCTCACGCGGGGTGGCCCGCCCGCACGTGCCACACGTCGTGGAGCGTCAGCAGGTCCGGCAGCGGGTCGGGGTCGGGCGACTGCTCCACCGGATCCAGCAGGAACCCGACGTGGTCCCCGCCGTCCACGCGGGCGGTGATGCGGCCGACGAACCAGGCGCGGGCCCCGTCGAGCAGCGGCGTCCCATCCGCGGCGGGCCGCCACGCGACCCGGGCGAACTTGTCGACGCGGTCGCCGGTCTCGCCGCCGAACAGCTCGGCGAGCGGCAGCCCGCCGCGGTCCACGACGTGGACGGCAAGGCTCTCGGCCGCCCCCGCCACACGGAAGGTGTGGTTGAGGCGGGAGAGCCACACGACGAAGCGCGGCGGGCGGATGGAGCACTGCCCGGCAAACCCCACCAGGCATCCGGCCCGCTCCCCTCCCGCCTGCGCGGTGACGATACAGACGGTGTCGTCGAACAGATCGGTGAACCGGTCCAGGCCCGTGTCCGGCACACGCACCACCTCCCGCCCCCTCCCTACCCGCTGCCGCCGCATCGATCCCCGCCGGCCGAGAGGGCCGGGCGGCCAGCCGCGGGCCGGGTCCGGAGCCCTTCCCGTACCGGTCGGGCAGCACGAGCTGCGCCACGACCGCCGCGAGCCCGGGATCCGGTCCGCCGACGCGCCGCGTACCC
Coding sequences within:
- a CDS encoding VOC family protein — protein: MSTSGEIFGAPCWVSLATRDLASAEAFYGAALGWTFRPTRLGEEFRVALQGGVPVAGIGAVAPRLGIPMAWTPYFAVEDADVTAARIRERGATTAVGPLAFATGRAALAADREGAAFGYWEGEVVSQWTSAEDGAAWAELRSRDPFAAAVFYGEVLDWATGRPGSLDVAYEHDHVVVRRGTMTVARISGGAVGGDPDPRLRPRWCVHFAVPDLDEAAERAVRAGGSPASPVEQTPTDRRMVLRDKAGALFTITEVRDPGA
- a CDS encoding flavin reductase family protein; the encoded protein is MRRQRVGRGREVVRVPDTGLDRFTDLFDDTVCIVTAQAGGERAGCLVGFAGQCSIRPPRFVVWLSRLNHTFRVAGAAESLAVHVVDRGGLPLAELFGGETGDRVDKFARVAWRPAADGTPLLDGARAWFVGRITARVDGGDHVGFLLDPVEQSPDPDPLPDLLTLHDVWHVRAGHPA